In a genomic window of Actinomadura rubteroloni:
- a CDS encoding phosphonatase-like hydrolase, with the protein MNASFDLAALDMAGTTVQEGGAVYAALEQAVAGHAGRPVPAAALRRWTGTDKREAAAGLLTELTGAAPAADVDAVYADFAGRLGEAYATVPPVPLPGVADAIAALRAAGVKVVLQTGYARDIAESILAAMDWTVGGTVDGLVTSDEVPAGRPAPYLIFRAMELAGVTSVDRVLVAGDTPNDLAAGRNAGARFVVGVLSGAGSAADLGAERHTHLLPSAARLPALL; encoded by the coding sequence GTGAACGCATCGTTCGACCTCGCCGCGCTGGACATGGCCGGCACCACCGTCCAGGAGGGCGGCGCCGTGTACGCCGCCCTGGAACAGGCCGTGGCGGGACACGCCGGCCGTCCCGTCCCCGCCGCCGCGCTGCGCCGCTGGACCGGCACCGACAAGCGCGAGGCCGCCGCCGGGCTGCTCACCGAACTGACCGGCGCCGCCCCCGCCGCCGACGTCGACGCGGTCTACGCCGACTTCGCGGGCCGTCTGGGCGAGGCGTACGCGACCGTCCCGCCGGTTCCCCTGCCGGGCGTCGCCGACGCGATCGCCGCGCTGCGCGCCGCCGGGGTGAAGGTCGTCCTGCAGACCGGCTACGCCCGCGACATCGCCGAATCCATCCTCGCCGCGATGGACTGGACGGTCGGCGGCACCGTGGACGGCCTGGTCACCAGCGACGAGGTCCCCGCCGGCCGCCCCGCCCCCTACCTCATCTTCCGGGCGATGGAACTGGCCGGCGTGACGTCCGTCGACCGCGTCCTTGTCGCCGGGGACACCCCCAACGACCTGGCCGCCGGCCGCAATGCCGGAGCGCGCTTCGTGGTCGGCGTCCTCTCCGGCGCCGGATCCGCCGCCGACCTCGGCGCCGAGCGCCACACGCACCTCTTGCCGTCGGCCGCCCGGCTCCCCGCCCTCCTCTGA
- a CDS encoding TIGR03364 family FAD-dependent oxidoreductase — MTSLPTSPLPGSPVDLLVVGAGVVGLAHAAEARRRGLSVAIVERDAFATGASVRNFGHICVTAQTGDALRYALAARETWLRLAVEAGFTADACGTLVVARRPEELAVLEEFAAERGAGQVRLLDAAGVARHLPRADPAVLGGAHLPLDLRLDAPAVIPALAGWLAGQGVPIAWRTTVLGVEPGLVRTSRGEVRAARTVVAAGHDLDRLLPDAAEGVTRCLLQMLEVAPPDGLRVAPGVLTGTSLLRYRGFAAQPSAAALRAVVAAERPDLLDADVNLMFTQRPGGAIVLGDTHHYAAAHPPFDDEDTAALLLREGARLLGVPSLRVLRRWRGVYASSATTDFLNAKVADGVRAVAVTSGIGMTTAHGLARAVLDSLL, encoded by the coding sequence ATGACCAGCCTTCCCACCTCTCCGCTCCCCGGTTCGCCCGTCGACCTGCTCGTCGTCGGCGCGGGCGTCGTCGGGCTCGCGCACGCCGCCGAGGCGCGCCGGCGCGGCCTGTCGGTCGCGATCGTGGAGCGCGACGCGTTCGCCACGGGCGCGTCCGTCCGCAACTTCGGCCACATCTGCGTCACCGCGCAGACGGGTGATGCGCTCCGCTACGCGCTGGCCGCGCGCGAGACCTGGCTGCGGCTCGCGGTCGAGGCGGGCTTCACGGCGGACGCGTGCGGGACGCTGGTCGTCGCGCGGCGCCCCGAGGAACTGGCCGTCCTGGAGGAGTTCGCCGCCGAGCGCGGCGCCGGCCAGGTCCGGCTGCTGGACGCGGCGGGCGTCGCCCGGCACCTGCCGCGCGCCGACCCGGCGGTCCTCGGCGGCGCCCACCTGCCCCTCGACCTGCGACTGGACGCCCCGGCGGTGATCCCGGCGCTGGCCGGGTGGCTCGCCGGGCAGGGCGTCCCGATCGCGTGGCGCACGACCGTCCTCGGGGTGGAACCCGGGCTCGTCCGCACGTCGCGGGGCGAGGTGCGGGCCGCGCGGACGGTCGTCGCGGCGGGCCACGACCTGGACCGGCTGCTGCCGGACGCGGCCGAAGGGGTGACCCGCTGCCTGCTCCAGATGCTGGAGGTGGCGCCGCCGGACGGGCTGCGCGTCGCCCCCGGCGTCCTGACCGGCACGTCGCTGCTGCGCTACCGGGGGTTCGCCGCGCAGCCGTCGGCCGCCGCGCTGCGCGCGGTCGTCGCCGCCGAGCGGCCCGACCTGCTGGACGCCGACGTGAACCTGATGTTCACCCAGCGGCCCGGCGGCGCGATCGTCCTCGGCGACACGCACCACTACGCCGCCGCGCACCCGCCGTTCGACGACGAGGACACGGCCGCGCTGCTGCTGCGCGAGGGCGCGCGGCTGCTCGGCGTCCCGTCCCTGCGCGTGCTGCGGCGCTGGCGGGGCGTGTACGCCTCGTCCGCGACGACCGACTTCCTGAACGCCAAGGTCGCCGACGGGGTCCGCGCCGTCGCCGTCACCTCGGGCATCGGCATGACCACCGCGCACGGACTGGCGCGGGCCGTCCTCGACTCACTCCTCTGA
- a CDS encoding GntR family transcriptional regulator, whose protein sequence is MTSLHARLADALRERIVTGALAVGEALPSEARLGEEFGASRGTVRQALSALRHEGLIEGGRGRQPVVRRRPTAQPFETFLSFSAWADQTGHRPGQRTVELARRGADPVAARALGVPPGEPVIDVLRLRLLDGEPVMLERSTFVLDVGRLLFDFDPDGGSLYAGLLARGVDITAATHTIDAIAAPSADAERLGVAKGSPLLRERRTACTADGRPVEYGDDRYRPDRVAFTIANARAQRLAFVRTLPDTGETP, encoded by the coding sequence GTGACGTCCCTACATGCCCGGCTCGCCGACGCCCTCCGCGAGCGGATCGTGACCGGCGCGCTCGCCGTCGGCGAGGCGCTGCCGTCGGAGGCGCGGCTCGGCGAGGAGTTCGGAGCGTCCCGCGGGACGGTCCGGCAGGCGCTGTCGGCGCTGCGCCACGAAGGGCTGATCGAGGGCGGCCGGGGGCGGCAGCCGGTCGTCCGGCGCCGTCCGACGGCCCAGCCCTTCGAGACCTTCCTGTCGTTCTCCGCCTGGGCCGACCAGACCGGGCACCGGCCCGGCCAGCGCACCGTCGAGCTGGCCCGGCGCGGCGCCGACCCGGTCGCCGCCCGCGCGCTCGGCGTGCCGCCGGGGGAGCCGGTCATCGACGTTCTACGGCTGCGGCTGCTCGACGGCGAACCGGTCATGCTGGAGCGCAGCACGTTCGTCCTCGACGTCGGACGGCTGCTGTTCGACTTCGACCCCGACGGCGGCTCGCTCTACGCGGGCCTGCTCGCGCGCGGCGTGGACATCACCGCCGCCACCCACACCATCGACGCGATCGCCGCGCCGTCCGCCGACGCCGAACGCCTCGGTGTCGCCAAGGGCAGCCCGCTGCTGCGCGAGCGCCGCACGGCGTGCACGGCCGACGGACGCCCGGTCGAGTACGGCGACGACCGGTACCGGCCCGACCGCGTCGCGTTCACCATCGCCAACGCCCGCGCGCAGCGCCTCGCGTTCGTCCGCACCCTGCCCGACACCGGAGAGACACCGTGA
- a CDS encoding MFS transporter → MATISSARKWGTFALCAVVALVPNVDLTALNQAIPRISADLGPSATQILWISDAYGFALAALLVTMGGIGDRIGHRRLLLIGTALFAAASAVTAYAGSAELLIGARALLGVAGATLMPSALSLIRAVFTDPKQRTAAVGGFMAVGGLAVGLGPVVAGALLGHFWWGSVFLINVPVMLFVLVAGLAVLPKAPATVSGRLDLASVPLSAAGVLGLVYAVKEAAAHGGEPRVYVAAVVGVAGIAAFLWRQTRLDEPLIDVSLFRDRAFTGSVSANLFAMFALVAQSLIFSLYFQLVLGWSPLRAGLAGLPGALGAMAGGAALAPPLIAAAGRARTVALGMVIAAAAFASFQVVGTGTAYWIIAIPTVLSGVGMGLALTVTGDTVLASVPRRRTGAASAISETATELGGALGLAVLGSVLNLVYRNALDLPAGVPHGPAAHARDSLPGAFEAASALPAQAGAQVVDAARTAFVDGMHAALLLSAGFAVLVAGAALVTLRSVPKVIPDAAEEPVPVA, encoded by the coding sequence ATGGCAACGATCTCTTCTGCTCGCAAGTGGGGCACCTTCGCGCTGTGCGCGGTGGTGGCGCTCGTCCCCAATGTCGATCTCACGGCTCTCAACCAGGCGATTCCGCGGATCAGCGCCGATCTCGGGCCGTCCGCCACTCAGATCCTGTGGATCTCGGACGCGTACGGGTTCGCGCTGGCGGCGCTGCTCGTCACGATGGGCGGGATCGGTGACCGGATCGGGCACCGGCGGCTGCTGCTGATCGGGACGGCGCTCTTCGCGGCGGCGTCGGCCGTGACGGCGTACGCCGGGTCGGCGGAGCTGCTGATCGGGGCGCGGGCGCTGCTCGGGGTGGCGGGGGCGACGCTGATGCCGTCGGCGCTGTCGCTCATCCGCGCCGTGTTCACCGACCCCAAGCAGCGGACGGCCGCCGTCGGCGGGTTCATGGCGGTCGGCGGGCTCGCGGTCGGGCTCGGGCCGGTGGTCGCCGGGGCTCTGCTCGGGCACTTCTGGTGGGGCTCGGTGTTCCTGATCAACGTGCCGGTGATGCTGTTCGTGCTGGTGGCGGGGCTGGCGGTTCTACCGAAGGCGCCCGCGACCGTCAGCGGACGGCTCGACCTCGCGAGCGTCCCGCTGTCGGCGGCGGGCGTGCTCGGGCTCGTCTACGCGGTCAAGGAGGCGGCGGCGCACGGCGGCGAGCCGCGCGTGTACGTCGCGGCCGTGGTCGGCGTCGCCGGGATCGCCGCGTTCCTGTGGCGGCAGACGCGGTTGGACGAGCCGCTGATCGACGTCTCGCTGTTCCGCGACCGCGCGTTCACCGGTTCGGTGAGCGCCAACCTGTTCGCGATGTTCGCGCTGGTCGCCCAGTCGCTGATCTTCTCGCTGTACTTCCAGCTCGTCCTCGGCTGGTCGCCGCTGCGGGCGGGCCTGGCGGGACTTCCCGGCGCGCTCGGCGCGATGGCGGGCGGCGCGGCGCTGGCGCCCCCGCTGATCGCCGCCGCCGGACGGGCGCGGACGGTCGCGCTCGGCATGGTCATCGCCGCCGCCGCGTTCGCGTCGTTCCAGGTCGTCGGGACGGGCACCGCGTACTGGATCATCGCGATCCCGACCGTCCTGTCGGGCGTCGGCATGGGCCTGGCGCTGACCGTCACCGGAGACACCGTGCTCGCGTCGGTGCCGAGGCGGCGGACGGGCGCGGCGTCGGCGATCTCCGAGACCGCGACCGAACTCGGCGGCGCGCTCGGGCTGGCCGTCCTCGGCAGCGTGCTGAACCTCGTCTACCGGAACGCGCTGGACCTCCCGGCGGGCGTCCCGCACGGCCCCGCCGCGCACGCCCGCGACTCGCTGCCCGGTGCGTTCGAGGCCGCGTCCGCCCTCCCGGCCCAGGCGGGCGCCCAGGTCGTCGATGCCGCGCGGACCGCGTTCGTGGACGGCATGCACGCGGCGCTCCTGCTCAGCGCGGGCTTCGCGGTGCTGGTCGCGGGGGCGGCGCTGGTGACGCTCCGGTCCGTCCCGAAGGTGATCCCGGACGCGGCGGAGGAGCCCGTCCCCGTCGCCTGA